In Acidobacteriota bacterium, a genomic segment contains:
- the queF gene encoding NADPH-dependent 7-cyano-7-deazaguanine reductase QueF: protein MTLPPENLQNLEIQSTPRDEMGLVQLDTFGYEFKGRKIWIDFEIPEFTAICPFSDFPDFATIKLSYVPNERCIELKSLKLYINSFREVKIFHEHVVNVIVEDFVEACDPLEVRLVGDFNVRGNIKTVVRAEYSKA, encoded by the coding sequence ATGACCTTACCACCAGAGAATCTGCAGAACCTTGAGATCCAGTCCACACCGCGGGACGAAATGGGCCTGGTGCAACTTGATACCTTCGGTTACGAGTTTAAGGGCCGAAAAATTTGGATCGACTTTGAAATACCCGAGTTCACAGCGATCTGCCCGTTTTCCGACTTTCCGGACTTCGCGACGATCAAACTCAGCTACGTCCCAAATGAGCGGTGCATTGAGCTAAAAAGCCTAAAACTTTACATAAATTCATTTCGTGAGGTAAAGATCTTTCACGAACATGTGGTGAATGTGATCGTGGAGGATTTCGTAGAGGCATGTGACCCGCTTGAGGTCAGACTCGTGGGCGATTTTAATGTGCGAGGGAACATCAAGACCGTTGTAAGGGCCGAGTATTCGAAGGCTTAG
- a CDS encoding PAS domain-containing protein produces MLDTLQAVLDANRDSVLLADSSMRVVATNPSAQKSFGRGGYPLAGRRLSEIIRDIDLHEAFRRAVVSNASEEVRIELVGTERRIYNVFVAPITLDGKQYAIGTFYDITQIERLERVRQEFLSNISHELRTPLTSILAFVETLEDGAIDDVENSRRFLTTIRRNAERMHALIADILELSFIESGNISIDVKQVRISNVVDEVFADLATKATEREIGLISDIASEARVFADPMRLEQMLTNLIDNAIKFNRNAGTVTVSLSSTDKADLISVVDTGEGLLEGHAQRIFERFYRVDRGRTRDVGGTGLGLSIVKHLARLHGGEISVRSELGTGTVFTIELPRHSLPSEESSFVS; encoded by the coding sequence TTGCTGGATACACTTCAAGCGGTACTTGACGCTAACCGCGACTCGGTTCTCCTCGCGGATTCGAGCATGCGCGTTGTAGCTACCAACCCGTCTGCCCAGAAATCATTTGGCCGCGGCGGTTATCCTCTCGCAGGCCGCCGTCTCAGCGAGATCATTCGTGACATCGACCTCCACGAAGCATTTCGACGCGCCGTCGTCAGCAATGCGTCCGAAGAAGTTCGGATCGAACTCGTAGGGACTGAGCGACGGATCTACAACGTATTTGTTGCACCGATCACTCTTGACGGAAAACAATATGCGATCGGCACCTTTTACGACATAACTCAGATCGAAAGACTCGAAAGAGTGCGTCAGGAGTTTCTTTCAAATATTTCCCATGAACTGCGCACGCCGCTGACATCGATCCTGGCCTTCGTAGAAACTCTCGAAGACGGTGCTATTGATGATGTCGAAAACAGTCGGCGTTTTCTAACGACCATTCGTCGCAATGCTGAGCGAATGCACGCTTTGATCGCTGACATCCTGGAGCTTTCGTTCATTGAGTCCGGCAACATCTCGATCGACGTAAAACAAGTGCGCATTTCAAATGTGGTAGATGAGGTCTTTGCTGACCTTGCGACAAAAGCGACCGAGCGCGAAATTGGGCTCATAAGTGACATTGCGAGTGAAGCACGAGTGTTTGCAGATCCGATGCGGTTGGAGCAGATGTTGACCAACCTGATAGACAACGCTATCAAGTTCAATCGGAACGCCGGAACCGTCACCGTATCGCTGTCCTCAACAGACAAGGCCGATCTGATCTCGGTTGTTGATACAGGCGAAGGCCTTCTTGAGGGTCACGCTCAGCGGATATTTGAGAGATTTTACCGTGTTGATCGCGGAAGGACCCGGGACGTCGGGGGCACGGGGCTCGGACTTTCGATCGTCAAGCATCTTGCCCGGCTTCACGGCGGTGAGATCTCAGTTCGATCGGAGCTTGGTACAGGAACCGTGTTTACGATCGAACTTCCCCGACACTCGCTCCCTTCGGAAGAATCTTCTTTCGTCTCCTAA
- a CDS encoding CarD family transcriptional regulator, protein MDLSVGEKVAYPNQGVCIVEAIRRTALGNTVVNCYTLRLISDNSTILVPLDNAENIGIRPVISPQQCKKLIRSLSADFEIVSCDWKSRSKEFAEKLRSGDLFSVADVLKKLTFLSYEKKLSFREQTLLDKSRSLILSEILVAEPMDEEVAVEKVDKLVAKACEKHQTVQPRVMNGNNSH, encoded by the coding sequence ATGGATCTTTCAGTCGGAGAAAAGGTCGCCTACCCAAATCAAGGAGTCTGCATCGTCGAAGCAATTCGGCGAACAGCTCTCGGAAATACGGTTGTAAATTGCTACACCCTTCGCTTGATAAGTGATAATTCGACCATTCTGGTACCTTTAGACAATGCCGAGAACATTGGCATTCGTCCGGTCATCTCACCGCAACAATGCAAAAAACTGATTCGTTCCCTATCTGCCGACTTTGAGATCGTCTCGTGTGACTGGAAGTCACGATCGAAGGAATTTGCAGAAAAGCTTCGAAGCGGGGATTTGTTCTCGGTCGCGGACGTTCTAAAGAAACTCACGTTCCTGAGTTACGAGAAAAAACTCTCTTTCCGCGAACAGACGCTTTTGGACAAATCTCGAAGCCTGATACTGTCCGAGATACTTGTTGCCGAACCAATGGATGAAGAAGTTGCGGTTGAAAAGGTCGATAAATTGGTCGCCAAAGCCTGCGAAAAGCATCAAACCGTTCAGCCACGCGTAATGAACGGCAACAATTCGCACTAA